The Parafrankia irregularis genome window below encodes:
- a CDS encoding ABC transporter substrate-binding protein: MLAACSSKSQNSTPDSSSGSVRVGAGIEGDTITLGVLTDATGVFAALGKELTSGQQIFWDARNAEGGVCGTYQVKLEIKDHGYNVQNATSLYSGLRGDVLGIQQLLGSAMTAALSDRIEQDSIVTVPLTWAASLTDNPDMAVLGPTYDVEVVNGLDYLLEEKKIAPGDAIGVIYLEGDWGATTLAGASFFAKQHDMSVVEQKVTPGDQDMTAQITALKAAGVKTILLASSPGQTASAATVAATQGLNVPLVGNNPTFSPGLLKTPARDALIANYYNISPYPAYDEDVTQEPLADYQKKFPGSAPSVTMLSGFASAHVMSEILEKACQAGDLTREGVVHAKQSLTDIDTGGLLGKIDYSRPGVSPSRQNFILRAADTGGGLTTVKSLYEGPTVRQYSRG; the protein is encoded by the coding sequence GTGCTGGCGGCCTGCAGCAGCAAGAGCCAGAACTCCACGCCGGATTCCAGCAGTGGTTCCGTACGGGTCGGGGCCGGCATCGAGGGTGACACGATCACCCTCGGGGTACTGACCGACGCCACCGGCGTCTTCGCCGCTCTCGGAAAGGAGCTGACCTCGGGTCAGCAGATCTTCTGGGACGCGCGGAACGCCGAAGGCGGAGTGTGCGGCACCTACCAGGTGAAGCTTGAGATCAAGGATCACGGGTACAACGTCCAGAACGCCACCTCGTTGTATTCGGGCCTGCGCGGCGACGTCCTGGGCATCCAGCAGCTGCTCGGCTCGGCGATGACCGCGGCGCTGTCCGACCGGATCGAGCAGGACTCCATCGTCACCGTTCCGCTCACCTGGGCGGCAAGCCTCACCGACAACCCGGACATGGCCGTTCTGGGCCCGACCTACGACGTCGAGGTCGTCAACGGCCTCGACTATCTCCTCGAGGAAAAGAAAATCGCTCCCGGGGACGCGATCGGTGTGATCTACCTGGAGGGCGACTGGGGAGCAACCACGCTCGCGGGTGCCTCCTTCTTCGCCAAGCAGCACGACATGAGCGTCGTCGAGCAGAAGGTGACCCCAGGCGATCAGGACATGACCGCCCAGATCACCGCGCTGAAGGCGGCGGGGGTAAAGACCATTCTCCTGGCAAGCTCCCCGGGCCAGACCGCCTCGGCGGCCACGGTCGCCGCGACGCAGGGACTGAACGTCCCACTTGTCGGCAACAACCCGACCTTCTCTCCGGGGCTGCTCAAGACACCAGCCCGGGATGCCCTCATCGCCAACTACTACAACATCAGCCCCTACCCGGCCTATGACGAGGACGTCACCCAGGAACCCCTCGCCGACTACCAGAAGAAGTTCCCCGGTTCCGCGCCCAGCGTCACGATGCTCTCCGGATTCGCCTCCGCGCACGTGATGTCGGAGATCCTGGAAAAGGCCTGCCAGGCCGGCGATCTCACCCGCGAGGGAGTCGTCCACGCCAAGCAGAGCCTCACTGACATCGACACCGGCGGACTCCTCGGCAAGATCGACTACAGCAGGCCCGGCGTCAGCCCGAGCCGGCAGAACTTCATCCTCCGGGCCGCGGACACCGGCGGCGGCCTGACGACGGTCAAATCGCTGTACGA
- a CDS encoding branched-chain amino acid ABC transporter permease has protein sequence MSRAIITRPVTSAGNVRRSLLAALAVVAAVIPFYADEFWLRTGFAVFAAVIGAVGLNLLCGTTGQLSLGHAFFLAVGAISYSLLAGESTGKGSDRVIGLGLHPMLAMIAAVVVSGLAGLLFSPVAARVRGLYLAVASLGLVVAGQHILNTATPLTGGFNGRPVEDFALPGFSFSDSDPDLVLLGVPFGQAERLWYLGLLLAILAMVFAGNIIRGRSGVALEAVRDNQLAAAVNGVDVAAYRSRAFLLSSMYAGLSGVLYALSVGSVAPESFTIEISVQYLMMIVLGGLGSVGGAAAGAVLVTALPPVLQQYSDSLPFLSAPGSGGVSYADAARYLYGAAVVLIVLLEPSGAAGLARRAQSRPKGQATPTRRLWRGGSPAGQPEPTQPDQARTNASAKASTVLAAAHESAPES, from the coding sequence GTGTCTAGGGCGATCATCACGCGCCCCGTCACCAGCGCCGGGAATGTCAGGCGGTCGCTGCTCGCGGCCCTGGCCGTCGTCGCGGCCGTGATCCCCTTCTACGCCGACGAGTTCTGGCTGCGCACCGGATTCGCGGTCTTCGCGGCGGTCATCGGCGCCGTCGGGCTGAACCTGCTCTGCGGAACAACCGGACAGCTCTCCCTGGGACACGCGTTCTTCCTCGCGGTCGGCGCCATCTCCTACTCACTGCTCGCGGGGGAATCCACCGGAAAGGGCTCGGATCGCGTCATCGGGCTGGGCCTTCACCCGATGCTCGCGATGATCGCGGCGGTGGTCGTCTCGGGGCTGGCGGGGCTGCTGTTCAGCCCGGTGGCGGCCCGCGTCCGCGGGCTGTATCTCGCCGTCGCCTCGCTTGGTCTCGTCGTCGCCGGCCAGCACATCCTCAACACCGCCACACCGCTCACCGGCGGTTTCAACGGCCGGCCCGTCGAGGACTTCGCACTGCCCGGCTTCTCCTTCAGCGACTCCGATCCGGATCTCGTCCTGCTCGGCGTCCCCTTCGGCCAGGCCGAGCGACTCTGGTATCTCGGTCTGCTGCTCGCCATCCTGGCCATGGTCTTCGCGGGCAACATCATCCGTGGCCGCAGCGGAGTCGCGCTCGAGGCGGTACGGGACAATCAGCTCGCAGCCGCGGTCAACGGGGTGGACGTCGCCGCCTACCGGTCACGCGCATTTCTGCTGTCCTCGATGTACGCAGGTCTCTCGGGCGTTCTCTACGCGCTTTCCGTCGGCAGTGTGGCGCCCGAGTCCTTCACCATCGAGATCTCCGTCCAGTACCTGATGATGATAGTCCTGGGCGGGCTCGGATCCGTCGGTGGAGCCGCCGCCGGCGCCGTTCTCGTGACCGCGCTCCCGCCCGTTCTCCAGCAGTACAGCGACTCCCTTCCCTTCCTTTCCGCGCCGGGTAGCGGCGGGGTGAGCTACGCCGACGCGGCACGTTATCTCTACGGCGCCGCGGTGGTGCTCATAGTGCTGCTGGAACCGAGCGGGGCTGCCGGCCTGGCCCGGCGCGCGCAGTCACGCCCGAAGGGCCAGGCCACCCCCACCCGACGGCTGTGGCGCGGCGGCTCACCAGCTGGTCAGCCTGAACCGACTCAGCCTGATCAGGCGAGAACAAATGCCTCCGCGAAGGCCTCGACGGTACTCGCGGCAGCGCATGAGAGCGCGCCCGAATCCTGA
- a CDS encoding branched-chain amino acid ABC transporter permease → MTTFLSLLSNGLAVGAVYALLALGFVIIFRCSEVLNFAHGAVVLLGAYVIARTHEALGFAAAVALGIAAAAGMSALIERILVRRLRNAPTISLTIMLLGVDILIATDLTRRIGSDILGLGHPWGADVVEVAGVSISANRLIAFAVAAVVIAGLFTAFRLTSWGVAMRAAAEDPEAAQLMGIRLGRVALASWLLGGALAAVAGVFLTGSPTPGLEPGIRWVAFAAFPVAVLGGLDSPGGALVAGLLIGVSESLAAGYQDDLLFLGRGIGEVVPYFVMIVVLLVRPTGLAGTKELNRV, encoded by the coding sequence TTGACGACCTTTCTCTCGCTGCTGTCCAACGGTCTCGCGGTGGGCGCGGTCTACGCCCTTCTCGCCCTCGGGTTCGTCATCATCTTCCGGTGCAGTGAGGTGCTGAACTTCGCGCATGGCGCGGTTGTTCTCCTCGGCGCGTATGTCATCGCCCGGACGCACGAGGCCTTGGGCTTCGCCGCCGCCGTGGCCCTCGGTATCGCCGCCGCGGCCGGAATGTCCGCTCTGATCGAGCGGATCCTGGTCCGCCGGCTGCGCAACGCGCCGACGATCAGCCTCACGATCATGCTCCTCGGCGTCGACATCCTGATCGCGACGGACCTCACCCGCCGGATCGGCTCCGACATTCTCGGCCTCGGCCATCCCTGGGGCGCGGACGTCGTCGAGGTCGCCGGGGTGAGCATCTCGGCGAACCGGCTGATCGCCTTCGCCGTGGCCGCCGTGGTGATCGCCGGCCTGTTCACCGCGTTCCGGCTCACCTCCTGGGGAGTCGCCATGCGGGCCGCCGCCGAGGATCCGGAGGCAGCCCAGCTCATGGGCATCAGGCTGGGGCGGGTGGCGCTGGCCTCCTGGCTGCTCGGAGGAGCGCTGGCCGCCGTCGCCGGAGTCTTCCTCACCGGCAGCCCGACCCCGGGGCTCGAACCGGGCATTCGGTGGGTGGCGTTCGCCGCCTTCCCCGTCGCCGTCCTGGGCGGCCTGGACTCGCCCGGCGGCGCGCTCGTCGCCGGGCTGCTGATCGGCGTATCCGAGTCACTGGCGGCGGGATACCAGGATGACCTGCTGTTCCTGGGACGCGGGATCGGAGAGGTCGTCCCCTACTTCGTCATGATCGTCGTCCTGTTGGTACGGCCGACCGGGCTCGCGGGAACAAAGGAGCTGAACCGTGTCTAG
- a CDS encoding ABC transporter ATP-binding protein, producing MTGANATSAGTPTTTTDDAPPWLRVQGVSVTFGALKALSDVSLSVEPGHIHAIIGPNGAGKSTLFNVISGLYRTTAGEVWLGDDELTSLRPHQITRLGLGRAFQNIVLPPHATVERSIMLGRHHLTSAGFVRTGLRLPSAVREQRLHAARVREIADFLELGDLFDAEVSGLSYGDRKRVEVGRALATEPRVLLLDEPVAGMNATESALMAEQLRSIRAGLGITILLVEHDMAMVMAIADRVTVLDFGTVIASGTPTEIQRDPEVIRAYLGSSDGISEAAPTATDLPRREQP from the coding sequence ATGACCGGCGCCAACGCCACGTCAGCAGGGACGCCCACGACCACGACCGACGACGCGCCGCCATGGCTGCGCGTCCAGGGCGTGTCCGTCACCTTCGGTGCCCTCAAAGCGCTCTCGGACGTGTCACTGTCCGTCGAGCCCGGCCATATCCATGCGATCATCGGACCGAACGGGGCTGGTAAGTCGACACTGTTCAACGTCATTTCAGGCCTGTACCGGACCACTGCGGGAGAGGTCTGGCTCGGCGATGACGAGCTCACCTCCCTGCGCCCCCACCAGATCACCCGCCTCGGCCTCGGCCGGGCATTTCAGAACATCGTTCTCCCGCCGCATGCGACCGTTGAGCGAAGCATTATGCTGGGCCGCCACCACCTGACGAGCGCCGGATTCGTCCGGACCGGCCTACGGCTCCCCTCCGCTGTCCGAGAACAGCGGCTCCACGCCGCCCGCGTCAGGGAGATCGCAGATTTCCTGGAGCTCGGCGACCTTTTCGACGCCGAGGTCAGTGGCCTTTCCTACGGCGATCGCAAACGGGTCGAGGTCGGCCGCGCCCTGGCCACCGAGCCGCGCGTTCTCCTGCTGGACGAGCCGGTGGCGGGAATGAATGCCACGGAGTCCGCCCTGATGGCCGAACAGCTGCGCTCGATCAGGGCGGGACTGGGGATCACGATCCTGCTCGTCGAGCACGACATGGCCATGGTCATGGCGATCGCCGACCGGGTGACGGTGCTCGACTTCGGCACGGTCATCGCGAGCGGGACCCCCACCGAGATCCAGCGCGACCCCGAGGTCATCCGCGCCTACCTGGGCTCGTCGGACGGGATCTCCGAAGCCGCGCCCACGGCCACCGACCTTCCCCGGAGGGAACAGCCTTGA
- a CDS encoding ABC transporter ATP-binding protein, with amino-acid sequence MLEVAGLSVTYGGAVQALRDVSLRVPERGVLTVLGSNGAGKSTLLRAVSGTLDRHGGQRDAGTITVDGTAIHRRDAASIVRAGVVQVPEGRRVFGHLTVDDNLRAGAAGARSRAAAARARSRVEELFPILVTRSRQRAALLSGGEQQMLAIGRALMSDPRLLLLDEPSLGLAPLMIQRVGEIVAEIHRHGVCVVLVEQNATMALALADTAVVLDVGQVSLAGSAAELAASEQVRQLYLGHGGPATPVAESTPTGAGHGARPSEARTLTRWRS; translated from the coding sequence GTGTTGGAAGTCGCCGGCCTTTCAGTAACCTATGGCGGCGCCGTCCAGGCACTGCGGGATGTCTCGCTGCGGGTCCCCGAACGCGGCGTTCTCACAGTGTTGGGAAGCAACGGCGCGGGGAAGAGCACACTGTTACGCGCGGTCTCGGGAACTCTCGATCGCCACGGCGGCCAGCGGGATGCCGGCACCATCACCGTGGACGGTACGGCCATCCACCGACGGGACGCGGCGTCCATCGTGCGGGCCGGGGTGGTTCAGGTGCCCGAAGGCCGCCGGGTGTTCGGCCACCTGACCGTCGACGACAACCTGCGCGCCGGTGCCGCCGGGGCCCGCAGCCGTGCTGCCGCGGCCCGTGCCCGCAGCCGCGTCGAGGAGCTCTTCCCGATCCTGGTCACCCGTTCGCGGCAGCGGGCCGCGCTGCTGTCCGGCGGCGAGCAGCAGATGCTCGCGATCGGTCGGGCGCTGATGTCGGATCCGCGCCTGCTGCTGCTCGACGAGCCGTCGCTGGGGCTCGCACCGCTGATGATCCAGCGGGTGGGCGAGATCGTGGCGGAGATCCACCGCCACGGCGTCTGCGTCGTCCTGGTCGAGCAGAACGCCACCATGGCCCTCGCGCTCGCGGACACCGCGGTGGTCCTCGACGTCGGCCAGGTCAGTCTCGCCGGCAGCGCCGCCGAGCTTGCCGCCTCCGAACAGGTACGGCAGCTCTACCTCGGCCACGGGGGACCGGCGACCCCCGTGGCCGAGTCCACACCCACCGGCGCCGGCCACGGGGCTCGGCCATCCGAGGCCAGGACTCTCACCAGGTGGCGGTCATGA
- a CDS encoding acyl-CoA synthetase, with the protein MNSVDISPAAALYRRARYAPGAAALHYEGRTTSAGDLARTVRQLAAGLARHGVPQGGRVAYLGFNSPVLLETMLAAAHLGAVFAPLNFRLAAAEIRQVLTNCDAEVLIVEEGHREVVESVRAELSIRHYVLVDTDPACPAPDRPVTGWIPLSVLLAGPDDVAEPVARHDDDIAALLYTSGTTGLPKGVILTHGNIWWNAVNVDNVVDTRHDDVTLAVAPLFHIGGLNALTLRTLLRGGLVIIRRSFDPQRFLDDLVGFKVTVLFAVPAMFGAVARLPGFAAADLTALRSAIVAGAPVPPGLIREYADRGVLLQQAWGLTETAPFATYLPAGLTRDKLGSAGVPMPFTRVCLVRPGTGIPVEEADVRGELCVQGPNVTPGYWRNPTATAAAFDHGGWFHTGDIAYRDQDGFYYVVDRLKDMIISGGENVYPAEVERVLIEHPDVLDVAVVGVPDAHWGETVVAILSCRPGAEPTIEEIRDFAARHLARYKLPTQLRRLDQIPRNPSGKLLKGPLREWAEQNQIPSGAST; encoded by the coding sequence ATGAACTCCGTCGACATCAGCCCGGCGGCTGCGCTCTACCGTCGAGCGCGGTACGCCCCGGGGGCCGCCGCCCTCCACTACGAAGGCCGCACGACGAGCGCGGGTGATCTCGCCCGGACGGTTCGTCAGCTCGCCGCCGGGCTCGCCCGCCACGGTGTGCCGCAGGGCGGCCGGGTGGCCTATCTCGGTTTCAACAGCCCGGTCCTGCTGGAGACCATGCTCGCCGCCGCGCATCTCGGCGCCGTCTTCGCGCCGCTGAACTTCCGGCTGGCCGCGGCCGAGATCCGCCAGGTCCTGACCAACTGCGACGCCGAGGTCCTGATCGTCGAGGAAGGCCACCGTGAGGTGGTGGAGTCCGTGCGCGCCGAGCTGTCGATCAGGCACTACGTTCTCGTCGACACCGACCCGGCCTGCCCCGCGCCCGACCGGCCGGTCACGGGGTGGATCCCGCTGTCGGTGCTGCTCGCCGGCCCCGACGACGTCGCGGAACCGGTGGCCCGCCACGACGACGACATCGCGGCTCTGCTGTACACCTCGGGAACCACCGGCCTGCCCAAGGGCGTCATCCTCACCCACGGCAACATCTGGTGGAACGCCGTCAACGTCGACAACGTCGTCGACACCCGCCACGACGACGTGACGCTGGCCGTCGCGCCGCTGTTCCACATCGGCGGGCTGAACGCGCTCACGCTGCGGACCCTGCTGCGTGGCGGCCTCGTCATCATCCGCCGCTCCTTCGATCCACAGCGGTTCCTGGACGACCTCGTCGGTTTCAAGGTGACGGTCCTGTTCGCGGTACCCGCCATGTTCGGCGCGGTCGCCAGGCTGCCCGGGTTCGCCGCCGCGGACCTCACCGCCCTGAGATCCGCGATCGTCGCCGGTGCCCCGGTACCGCCCGGCCTGATCCGCGAGTACGCCGACCGGGGCGTTCTGTTACAGCAGGCCTGGGGCCTGACCGAGACCGCTCCGTTCGCCACCTACCTGCCGGCCGGCCTGACCCGGGACAAGCTCGGCTCGGCCGGGGTTCCGATGCCCTTCACCAGGGTCTGCCTGGTCAGGCCGGGTACCGGCATTCCCGTCGAGGAGGCGGACGTCCGCGGCGAGCTCTGTGTCCAGGGCCCGAACGTGACCCCCGGCTACTGGCGGAACCCGACGGCCACCGCCGCTGCGTTCGACCACGGCGGCTGGTTCCACACCGGGGACATCGCCTACCGCGATCAGGACGGCTTCTACTACGTCGTCGACCGCCTGAAGGACATGATCATCAGTGGTGGTGAGAACGTGTACCCGGCCGAGGTGGAACGGGTCCTCATCGAGCACCCCGACGTCCTCGACGTCGCCGTCGTCGGCGTGCCCGACGCCCACTGGGGAGAGACCGTGGTCGCGATCCTGAGCTGCCGTCCGGGCGCCGAGCCGACGATCGAGGAGATTCGGGACTTCGCCGCTCGCCACCTCGCCCGCTACAAGCTCCCGACCCAGCTGCGCCGGCTCGACCAGATTCCCCGGAACCCCAGCGGAAAACTGTTGAAGGGCCCACTGCGGGAATGGGCCGAGCAGAACCAGATCCCGTCCGGAGCCTCCACCTGA